Within Limisalsivibrio acetivorans, the genomic segment GACATAAGCATTGTCCGCCGTGACCTTCAGATTCAGGACGATGTTATCACTATCCAGACCCACAGCCCCGTTGTTCTGGAATCTGAAACTGGCTCAAAACCGCTCATACCCGATATCGAAGATATAGACTTCTTCAATAAGGTATCCCTCAGCGAATACTCCGAAGCCTTCGGGAACAGCTGTGCCCACAGACTTGCCTCATATAGCGGCGTTGAACCCTCCCGCCCCTTTGAACTTGCCCCCCTGAAAGTGAAGAAGTCCGTTGTTAAGCATACCCTCGGCTCCTTCCGGAAGGAGACGGGCAAACCCCTCATGATGATAACGGGGCTGAGCGGAACATTCACCATCAAGGGGGATCCGAAGGACCTCTCTGTTCTTATGGATATGGGCGTGGGTGTGAGAACCGTGCAGGGCTTCGGCATGGTGGAGCCGGCAGCAGGCTGATTTCACAGAAATAATCCCGTCAAATACAAGCTAACCTCAGTCACCACCGCTGTTTTCTGTTGTCTTAACCGTTTCTTGACACTATCCTAACAATAAGACAACACTTCGCAGGGGGTGAGCCATCATAGATTTCTTTCCTGTGCTCCTCTCCTTCTCCCTCGGTCTGCTGATAGGTTTGGAACGTGGATGGAAGGAGATAAGCGAACACGAGCATTATCCGATTCTGGGGATCCGCACCTTTGGTCTTATAGGTCTGTTCGGCGGGTTGACGGGCTTTCTGGGCGAGATACACAACAGCCCGCTTATACCCGGACTGGGTCTTTCAGCCTTCATAATCCTTATCATAGCTGCCCACTTCAAGGAGTGCGGCCATGACAGCGAAATAGGGCTTACAACCTCCATGGCCGCCATTGTAACCTTCACCCTCGGCATCCTGCCCCCCATGGGCTACACCACCGAGGCATCCGCCTTTGCAGTGCTGACTATGGTCCTGCTGAGTGTTAAACCCTACCTCTACGACATAGTGAAAAAGATCGAAGCGGCGGAGATACACGCCGCCATGAAGATGCTTCTCATATCCGTTGTTCTGCTCCCCGTTCTGCCGAACGAAGGCTACGGACCATGGAACGCCCTCAATCCATATGAGCTGTGGCTCCTTGTTGTCCTGATAACGGGCATATCCTTTGCGGGATATTTCGCTGTTCGCATTGCCGGTCCCGGGAAGGGTTTTCTCATAACCGGACTTCTGGGAGGCTTCGTCTCCTCCACAGCATTAACACTGAGCTTTGCCAGACTCGGGAGAAAGTACAATCTGAAGAATGTCTTAGCCGCAGGGGTACTCATAGCCTGCGGAACGATGTTCCCAAGGATGATCATTGAGGTTTCGGTGGTTAACACAGCCCTTCTGCCCAAGGTTGTACCCGCACTGGTGGTTACCGGTGTAGGGATATATGCAGGTATGCTCCTTTTCGCCTTTTCGGGTACAAGGTCGAAGAAGGCGGAGGATGAGGACATCCCCCTTCACAACCCTTTTCAGATAGCACCCGCACTTCAGTTCGCCGCCCTGCTTGCCCTTATAATGCTGCTCTCCGAGGCGAGTACACAATGGTTTGGTGAAACGGGTCTTTATATCCTCTCCTTCCTTTCAGGGCTGACAGATGTAGACGCCATAACCCTTTCGGTGGCCAAGATGTCCATAGAATCCATTGACCACAGAACAGCCACATTCGCAATCATGATAGCGGCGGCTACCAATACGCTTGTGAAGGGTCTTCTCGTTCTTTTCATAGGGGGTAAGGAGATGGGGCTCAGGGTTCTGGGCGTATTCACCGCATCCCTGCTTCTAGGCGGGAGTGTTGTCCTCTTTTTCTGAAAGGATTGCTTCATATGCCTTAAGGACGGCCCAGGTAAGCTCATAGCCCCTGGCATCACCGCCAGCTTTTTCTATCCCTTCGGCTGCGGACTTGAAAGCCTTGTCGTAGTGCTCCCTCTGAACCAGATCCATCACTACTGAGATAGGCTCACCAAGGGCGGACATCGCTATGGCGTCCCTGCACATCTTCTCGCTCAATGAGGTGACACCACGGCAGAGCAGAGGCCTTATGGGATGAACGGTACACTCACCCTCCTCTCCAAGGAAAATGCAGGGTGTGTACATAAGGGGCCTGTCCTCTTCCTCCACCCAGCGAAGCCTCGCCGCCTGCTCCTTGAGCTTTTCATAAAAATCTCTACCGCAGTTTTCATGGGCCCATGAAGCGAGGGAGTAAGCCTCCGGGACAAGAACTGTGACATGGACAACGCAACAGTGGGAACACCCCTTCCTACAGTCCGGCTTCCCCTCCCCTCCTGCCGGTTTAAGCTCATCGGCGAGGTCCGCATAACTGCGCATACCCATGCTAAGGCATTCGCTCTCACGACATTTCCTGAATAGCACCAGTGCTGTCTCTCTAAGCCTTCTGTATCTGTCCATACCCTATTGTACCATCCGGAGAAAAAACTTGACTGCAAAATGATATTATCCGATTATCGGTGAGATAATTAGGATATATGGAGTCTTATTATGTCAGAAAAAAGCGTGAAGAAAGTGGTTATAGTCGGCGGCGGTTTTGTGGGGCTTAATGCGGCCAAAATACTTGGCGGCAGAAATGATGTTGAGGTTACTCTCATAGACAAAAAGAATCATCACCTCTTCCAGCCCCTCCTTTACCAGGTTGCCATGGCAGGGCTGAGTCCTGCTGAGATAGCTGTACCCATACGCAGTATTCTGGCAGAACATAGAAACATACAGGTAATTCAGGACGAGGTTACTGGTATAGATAGAGAGAACTCGAAGGTGGAGACAAAGGGGAGCGCATACTACTTCGATTACCTTATCCTCGCCTGCGGTGCGAGGCATTCGTATTTCGGCAATGACGAATGGGAGAAGAACGCACCCGGACTAAAGACCCTTGAGCAAGCCACGGAGATACGCCGAAGAGTGCTCAGCGCATTTGAGGAGGCGGAGAAGACCGACGACAGGGATAAACAGCGCAGACTGCTCACCTTTGTTGTGGTAGGCGGAGGTCCAACGGGTGTTGAGCTTGCCGGAGCCATCGGCGAGATGAGCCGCTACACACTCGCCAGAGACTTCCGTAATATCGATGCGAAGCTCACAAGGGTCATACTATTGGAGGGGGGTGACGGCATACTCCCCTCTTTCAGCCCGAAGCTTACATCATGGGCCGTTCGGGCCATGGAGGAGCTGGGTGTTCAGGTATGGACGAAGAGCATGGTTACCTGCATCGATGAGGAGGGAGTCAGCGTAGGTAATGAGCGTATCGAATGCGCAACGGTCCTCTGGGCGGCTGGCGTTTCAGGGAGCGAGCTTGGCAGAAATGCGGGGCTTGAGGTGGATAGGGCGTGCAAGGTGAAGGTTAACCCGGATCTGAGCATACCGGGGCATACGAACATATTCGCCGCCGGGGATATGGCCTCCTGCATCGGCGAGAACGCAAAACCTCTCCCCGGCATAGCACCCGTTGCCATGCAACAGGGGAACTATCTCGGTGAGCTGATTATAAGCGAACTCGACGGTAAGAAACGAAGGAACTTCGTCTATAAGGATAAGGGGCAGATGGCCACCATAGGAAGGAGCCGTGCCATAACGGAGATGGGCAGAATCAAGCTCACCGGATTCAGCGCATGGGCCGCCTGGCTTCTGGTTCACATATACTATCTGGCAGGATTCAGAAACCGCTTCGCCGTGGTATCCCAGTGGGCATGGTCCTACCTCACCTTCCGCAGGGGAGCCAGGCTCATCCTCGGCAAGGACTGGCGTTTCTACAAATAGACCTATCTGGGTTTGTAGTTCTGGCAGGCGAGGCACAGGCTGTCCTTGGCGTCCAGCCTTTCATGGATCCTTCGAACGCATTCCTCATGGTGCCTTTCAAGGCGGTAGTAATCATCCTTGGTGGAGTATTTCTCGGAGATATGTAGCCTTAGTTCACCGAGGGCATCGCCTATGCCGCTGATATTCTTGTTTAGTCTGGAAAGGATATTCCATATGGGTACGAAAACCAGCATAGCCGCTGTGTGTATAAGGCCCAGAATAACCGCAACTGTTTCAAGCATATTCACCCCCTTGCTGCAGGGATGTTATACACCCGGAAGCTCTATGGTATTGTTACGGCATTAAGCACCTAGATGATCTTTATGCAGTTGCGTCCACTATCCTTGGCGGAATACATAGCATCATCCGCTCTTTTAAGGGTATCAGAGAGCTCCTCACCCTTCCTGTAGATAGTTCCCCCAATGGATACGGTAACAAAAAGTAAAGAGTCATCTGGCATGTCGAGCCAGCTCTTCTCCACAGAGAAACGGAGCCTCTCTGCAACGTTTCCAAGGACGGAATCGTCCGCATTTGGGATAATCGCAATAAACTCCTCGCCCCCCCAGCGGCATAGTACATCCATCTCCCGCAGGGCGTAGCTCATGGAGCTGCTCACAATTTCAAGGACACAGTCGCCTGTATCATGCCCCCATGTATCGTTCACACTTTTGAAATGATCTATGTCTATGAAAAGCACACCGAAGGGAACCGAACTGCGCAGGTATTCATCCCTCTTTGAGTTGAGGATTATATCAGCGTATCTCCTGTTACCGACACCCGTGAGGGGATCACGAACATTCTCATCCCTCAGCTTCTCCACCTCAAGGAGGAGATCCATCTGTCTGGAACTGTCCGTAAATATCTCAACAGCACCGGCTATATTCCCTGCTTCATCAAGCATAGGGGAGATACGCACCGCCACGGGGAGACGATACCCAGCCTTATGGTGCAGGCTTACGTTTGCCTCTCTTGTTTCTCCGTCCTTAAGGGTCTCTCCGAGAGGGCAGCCCTCAACACACAGCTCCACACCTCGGCAGTCGATATGGCGAAGTATGTTATCGGAGCACCTCTTGCCCAGAACCTCATCACGCCTGTATCCGGTAATCCTTTCAGCAGCTCTGTTCCAGTAGGTTATCCTCATATCCATGTCCACGTAGTATACGCCGTCATAGAGGTTTTCAAGAAGACTTTCATGGATATTCTTAAAATCAGACATATAGTCAAACCTTTTCATTGTTTTTTTGCACAGTAGCCGCTGTTCTCTGGCCTGGTATGCAAAGGGTCAAGGATGCTCTCCATGGAGTGTTGGAGGCTTCTATGGTTCTCTTTGCTATGTTGAGCCCGATCCACGAGCCTTCATTGTGGGCCTTGGTCGTAAACTCATTATCGAAGATATCAGGAAGAATCTCCGCCAGTTATACCAACGCATTTACTGTACAATTCAAAGCATATATCAATCCTACCCTCATATCCACCATCTTTATCATCCAGGACGAACTCCACAATGACATCCCTCGCATTGGAAAGGAGGATGAGAAGAACCTGGGGAAACTCGTTCTCCACTCCATGGACAGTGGTTTTTCCAGCTGGAAAGCCGAAGGTGCGGAGTTTGTTTCCCTTCGCCGATTCCTTGTGGTTTACTCAAAAGGGGCACTCCTGACACTTTGATCCATGCACACGACGGCAGATTGCGCTGAGCTTCATCCCACTGTGGCTTATTGCGGGGGCGACCATATCAGCAATCCTGCAAGCCGCTGTTCTGATATCCAAGTTTGAGGTCACCAGTTCGGTATTCTCATCGACCTTCGTTGGCACCTCCTGATTAAAATGTATCACTCACCTTTTTGAAATATGGTTTACACAGCTTTTACACCTGAACACAGTTATTGAAATCAGGGGGGAGATCTGCGATACTAAAACCCTTTATTAAAGAGGTAAAACTATGGATAGACTGGAAAATGTTACACCATTCATCGTTATGGACATCGTCCGCAAAGCGGGTGAGATTGAGGATGCGATCCACTTTGAAGTGGGCCAGCCCGACATAAGCCCTTCGGAAAAGGTATTTGACGCACTGCATGAGGCGATTGAAAAACGCTCATTCCCATATACTGAGAGCCTCGGCATTCGCCCACTTCGGGAGAAGATCGCAGGCTTCTACAAAAACCGGTACGGAGTTGATGTGTCCCCCGACAGGATTCTGCTCACCGTGGGAACCTCCGGCGCATTCCTTATCGCCTATTCCATACTGATGAACAGCGGTGACCGCCTCGCCTTCACCGATCCATCCTATCCCTGTTACAAAAATTTCTCGAATATCATGGACATAGAGCCGGTGATGATACCCGTGGACAGCTCGACAAACTACCAGCTCACGGTAGATATGCTCAAGGAAAAGGAGAACATCAAGGCTGTACAGATCTCATCACCCGCAAACCCCACAGGTAACATATACACCGGCGAAAACCTGAAGGAGCTTACAAAATACTGCGATGAGAATGGTATAGCCTTTATTTCCGACGAGATATACCACGGGCTGGTATACGAGGACGAACCGGAGCACACAGCCCTTGAGCTGAGCGATGAGGCCATTGTAATAAACGGGTTCAGTAAATACTTCTGCATGCCCGGGATTCGTCTCGGATGGATGATAATGCCCGAAAGACTCGTTCGCAGGGCGGAGATAGTCATGCAAAACCTCTTTATCTCCGCACCAGTGCTGAGTCAACTGGGCGCCATGGGAGCCTTCGACGAGATCTTTCTAAGAGACTACAAGGAGGAGTACCGCCGCAGGAGGGACTACCTCTACGGGGAGCTTAAGGAAATGTTCCCCATCGATGCGAAGCCACAGGGAGCCTTCTATATATGGGCGGACATATCCGAATATTCCAACGACAGCTACGCCTTCTGCATGGAACTGCTGGAGGAAACAGGCGTCGCTGTCACCCCCGGGGTGGATTTCGGCTCCAACGAGACAAATAAATACATACGCTTCGCCTACACCCGCAACATCGACCACATGGCAGAGGGTATAAGAAGGCTGAAGGAGTACCTCAAAAACCGATGAGAGCATTCATCGCTGCGGACATTCCCGAGGAAACCGTTAAGACTTTCCCCGATGTTAAGGGGCTAAAACGCTATGGACGCATATCACCTGTCAGGGGAGAGAATATCCATATCACTCTATTCTTTCTGGGTGAGATAGACGAAGACGAAGCACTCATCGCCGGAGCGTGCATGGAGGGGGCTGAGCCTGAGAGCTTCGCAGTAAACCTTAGCGGAGTGTCGTGGTTCACCAAACAGAAGAAGCCCTCTGTGGTCTTTGTTGAGGGTGAATCAGAGCGGTTATCAGAATACAGGGAAAGACTGGGAAAGCTGCTCCACACCGAGGGATTCTCACCGGATAAAAAGCCCTTTGTTCCCCACGCCACACTTGCCAGAGTGCGAAGCATAGATGCCCGAAAGGGCTTTATGGATGAGCTGCAAAGAATTACCGAAGGTTTTGAGCCATCATCATTCACACTCCCCTCCCTAACCCTGTACAGAAGCGATATGAATGATAAAGGGGTCTGCTACACACCCCTGAAGAGTATCACCCTCAGCTGAAAAACAAAAGAACTCTGCAAACATAGCTAATCCTGCCGTAATTCAACAGGACCTTCCCCGCACATACACACTAGCCTTGATTAGGAGTGTTCTTACTGCCCCTCCCTTCCACAAACCTTTTCCTGTTATTGGCTCCATGTATTGTCGTCCAGCAGGGGCATAACCCTGTCCACACCGCCGGGAATCGCCTGAACACTGATACCGTGGACATCGTCCTTATCCCTTGTGGCGTAGAAGACTGATGTAAAACGCTTTGAATTTAATACAAATGAAGGGAAGGCCTGCTCCGCTCCGGCGATAATGTCATCCGCCTTTATAACAACAGAGGTTGACGGTGGTATCGATTCGAAGCCCGCTACCTGAAAATCGTAAACGTAGTTATTACCGCTCTCGTCGAAGAGGTCGAGGTATAGTTGTGCACTCCTATCGGGTGATTCGTTCGATATGCGCACCCAGTTGGAGGAGGTATTGAACATGTAGGGGGCTATAAGAACAGCACCGTTACTCCTCCACTCACCAGCTTCGATCTCTTCGGCGTAGTATCTCCCTTCATAATCTTCTGCAGGGTTGCCAAAGACGTTAAGGCTGAAAAGGTTCGCCCGGATAACATCCTCACCAGTTACGTTGAAATTGAAGGTGATGGAGCCGTCCTTGTTTTCATCGGTATATTCCCAGCATCCGCTACCGCTATTGTATGAAAGCTCCTGAACGCCTCCTCCGGTTTCATCGGCATCGTCCACCGACTCAATGGCAGAAAAGTTCCTGCCGCAAATGCTGTATGCAAAGCTGTTTATAACGGCACCAGTGGGTGAAAGTATGAAATTGCTCCCAAGCGTATAGTCAACAACAAGCTGATCCTGCACTGCACCGCCGGTGAACTTGAGGACATCCTCCTCCACATCCGCTTTCGCATCAAGGGGAGTCGAGACGCTGAATTCATAATATTTGCTGAACATGGCGAGGGTAGCGGAGTCTGTAACGGTGGTAACAGCATAGTCTGATGTTGATTTTATACTGAGGTGCTGGTTCGATTCAAGGCCCGGAAAAAGGAGCATCCTTATTCCTGGCGCCACAGTGTCTGCTACATTGCCGTCGCATGCCGTTGAGTTGCCGTCCACCTCACGCAGAAATACATAGCCGTCAATACTCGAATGTACATTCTTGAAGTCATGACCGGAGATGCTTAGGATCCCACTGGAGAGGGTCATCTCATACCCCTTTCTCTGCTCGCCAGCATCCATAATGCCGTC encodes:
- a CDS encoding MgtC/SapB family protein, producing the protein MLLSFSLGLLIGLERGWKEISEHEHYPILGIRTFGLIGLFGGLTGFLGEIHNSPLIPGLGLSAFIILIIAAHFKECGHDSEIGLTTSMAAIVTFTLGILPPMGYTTEASAFAVLTMVLLSVKPYLYDIVKKIEAAEIHAAMKMLLISVVLLPVLPNEGYGPWNALNPYELWLLVVLITGISFAGYFAVRIAGPGKGFLITGLLGGFVSSTALTLSFARLGRKYNLKNVLAAGVLIACGTMFPRMIIEVSVVNTALLPKVVPALVVTGVGIYAGMLLFAFSGTRSKKAEDEDIPLHNPFQIAPALQFAALLALIMLLSEASTQWFGETGLYILSFLSGLTDVDAITLSVAKMSIESIDHRTATFAIMIAAATNTLVKGLLVLFIGGKEMGLRVLGVFTASLLLGGSVVLFF
- a CDS encoding NAD(P)/FAD-dependent oxidoreductase: MSEKSVKKVVIVGGGFVGLNAAKILGGRNDVEVTLIDKKNHHLFQPLLYQVAMAGLSPAEIAVPIRSILAEHRNIQVIQDEVTGIDRENSKVETKGSAYYFDYLILACGARHSYFGNDEWEKNAPGLKTLEQATEIRRRVLSAFEEAEKTDDRDKQRRLLTFVVVGGGPTGVELAGAIGEMSRYTLARDFRNIDAKLTRVILLEGGDGILPSFSPKLTSWAVRAMEELGVQVWTKSMVTCIDEEGVSVGNERIECATVLWAAGVSGSELGRNAGLEVDRACKVKVNPDLSIPGHTNIFAAGDMASCIGENAKPLPGIAPVAMQQGNYLGELIISELDGKKRRNFVYKDKGQMATIGRSRAITEMGRIKLTGFSAWAAWLLVHIYYLAGFRNRFAVVSQWAWSYLTFRRGARLILGKDWRFYK
- the thpR gene encoding RNA 2',3'-cyclic phosphodiesterase, which codes for MRAFIAADIPEETVKTFPDVKGLKRYGRISPVRGENIHITLFFLGEIDEDEALIAGACMEGAEPESFAVNLSGVSWFTKQKKPSVVFVEGESERLSEYRERLGKLLHTEGFSPDKKPFVPHATLARVRSIDARKGFMDELQRITEGFEPSSFTLPSLTLYRSDMNDKGVCYTPLKSITLS
- a CDS encoding pyridoxal phosphate-dependent aminotransferase: MDRLENVTPFIVMDIVRKAGEIEDAIHFEVGQPDISPSEKVFDALHEAIEKRSFPYTESLGIRPLREKIAGFYKNRYGVDVSPDRILLTVGTSGAFLIAYSILMNSGDRLAFTDPSYPCYKNFSNIMDIEPVMIPVDSSTNYQLTVDMLKEKENIKAVQISSPANPTGNIYTGENLKELTKYCDENGIAFISDEIYHGLVYEDEPEHTALELSDEAIVINGFSKYFCMPGIRLGWMIMPERLVRRAEIVMQNLFISAPVLSQLGAMGAFDEIFLRDYKEEYRRRRDYLYGELKEMFPIDAKPQGAFYIWADISEYSNDSYAFCMELLEETGVAVTPGVDFGSNETNKYIRFAYTRNIDHMAEGIRRLKEYLKNR
- the cas6 gene encoding CRISPR-associated endoribonuclease Cas6, with translation MDLGIRALPVIYRHRFGAMIKAALRASSLSTYNRYFPEGDSPQYRYYTFNVAFPKNRRTECDIKIDDQFIIHECVYMVDEKPVSLYISSPDHEFLIHLYDGFRTMERFPFSTDTGMTVNGERLELIVRDISIVRRDLQIQDDVITIQTHSPVVLESETGSKPLIPDIEDIDFFNKVSLSEYSEAFGNSCAHRLASYSGVEPSRPFELAPLKVKKSVVKHTLGSFRKETGKPLMMITGLSGTFTIKGDPKDLSVLMDMGVGVRTVQGFGMVEPAAG
- a CDS encoding sensor domain-containing diguanylate cyclase — translated: MSDFKNIHESLLENLYDGVYYVDMDMRITYWNRAAERITGYRRDEVLGKRCSDNILRHIDCRGVELCVEGCPLGETLKDGETREANVSLHHKAGYRLPVAVRISPMLDEAGNIAGAVEIFTDSSRQMDLLLEVEKLRDENVRDPLTGVGNRRYADIILNSKRDEYLRSSVPFGVLFIDIDHFKSVNDTWGHDTGDCVLEIVSSSMSYALREMDVLCRWGGEEFIAIIPNADDSVLGNVAERLRFSVEKSWLDMPDDSLLFVTVSIGGTIYRKGEELSDTLKRADDAMYSAKDSGRNCIKII
- a CDS encoding YkgJ family cysteine cluster protein; translation: MDRYRRLRETALVLFRKCRESECLSMGMRSYADLADELKPAGGEGKPDCRKGCSHCCVVHVTVLVPEAYSLASWAHENCGRDFYEKLKEQAARLRWVEEEDRPLMYTPCIFLGEEGECTVHPIRPLLCRGVTSLSEKMCRDAIAMSALGEPISVVMDLVQREHYDKAFKSAAEGIEKAGGDARGYELTWAVLKAYEAILSEKEDNTPA